Part of the Salinimonas lutimaris genome, CAGTTGTGCAATTCTCGTTCATCGTGCGCTGGCAGTAACGTACAAGAATAATAAGGTAGGAGGTTTTGTGAAAAAAACCTGGCTTGAGCATTACGACCCTCGTGTTTCAGCAGAAATTAACCCGGACCGTTATGCATCCGTTGTCGACATTTTTGAGCAATCAGTAAAAAATTACGGGGACAGTACCGCATATATCAATATGGGTCATGAAATGACCTTTAACGAACTGGATGTTCAGACCCGGCAGTTTGCTGCCTATTTGCAAAACTCAGGACTAAAGCGCGGCGATGCTGTGGCCATCATGATGCCCAATCTGCTGCAATACCCGGTGGCGATGTTCGGTATTCTGCGCGCCGGCATGACCGTGGTAAACGTCAACCCGCTATACACTGCACGGGAACTTAAGCACCAGTTAAACGATGCCAACGCACAGGCCATCGTTATTGTGCAGAACTTTGCCTGTACCCTGGAAAAGGTTGTGGCGGAAACTCCGGTAAAACAGGTGCTGCTGACTTCACTGGGCGATATGCTGCCGGCGCCAAAGCGCTGGATAGTGAATCTGGCGGTCAAGTACGTCAAAAAGCTGGTTCCGGAATTCTCTTTGCCACAGGCGATTCCTTTTATGGATGCGCTGAAAAAAGGTGCGCGGCAAACCTTTAAGCGTGAAGATATCTCCGGCGAAGATCTGGCCTTTTTGCAATATACCGGCGGTACCACCGGGGTGTCGAAAGGGGCCATGCTGACCCACCGTAACATGATTGCTAATCTGGAACAGGTCTCCGGTATTCTGGAAACCGTGATTGAGAAAAATAAAGATCTGGTGGTAACGGCATTGCCGCTCTACCACATCTTTGCGCTGCTGGCTAACGGGCTGCTGTTCTTAAAATATGGCTGTCCGAACCTGCTGATTACCAATCCGCGGGACATGCCGGGCTTTGTCAAAGAGCTGGGCAAATATCCGGTGGCTATTCTGCCGGGGGTAAATACCCTGTTTAATGGCCTGATTAACACGCCGGGATTTGCTGATCTGGATTTTTCTAATTTCAAATTTGGTCTTGGCGGCGGTATGGCCGTGCAGCGCCCGGTGGCTGAAAAATGGGAAAAAATCACCGGTACAGTGCTGCTTGAAGGCTACGGCCTGACCGAGTGTTCCCCGGTGGTTGCTGTTACCCCACCACAAATTGGTGAATATAAGGGCACCATTGGTTTTCCGGTGCCGTCTACTGAAATTAAATTACTGGATGATGACGGCAATGAAGTGGCAGAAGGTGAGCCGGGCGAAATGTGGGTGAAAGGCCCGCAGGTTATGCGCGGTTATCTGAATCGCCCTGAGGCCTCTGATGAAATTCTTAAGGATGGCTGGCTGGCTACCGGCGATATTGCCAAGGCGGACGAGCAGGGATACTTCTATATTGTTGACCGTAAAAAAGATATGATTCTGGTTTCCGGCTTCAATGTTTTTCCGAATGAAATTGAAGAAGTCGCCGCCATGCACGACAATATTGTGGAAGCCGCTGCGGTAGGTATTCCACATGAAGTCAGTGGTGAAGTGGTGAAGCTGTTTGTGGTCAGAAATAATGACTCTCTGACAGCCGAACAGGTTATTGCTCATTGCCGAAAGCATCTGACAGGGTATAAAGTACCCAAACAGGTGGTATTTAAGGATGAGCTGCCCAAAACCAACGTGGGTAAGATTCTGCGGCGAGAGCTGCGGGACTAACACGCTTCTCAGGCCTGACTCTGCACGACAGACAGGCAAAGCAAAAAATACAACAGGGACAGCCGGCTTTTGCCGGCTGTTTTTATTATGGATTATCAGTTAATAACAACCAGTGAACAGTTAAAGCAGGTGTGCGATGCAGCCAGTCAGTGCGATGCCGTAGCCCTGGATACCGAATTTGTCAGAACCCGCTCACTCACCCCGCATTTAGGTCTTTTACAGCTGTATGATGGCCAGCAGCTGGTGCTGATCGATCCTATTGAAATTGAGGACATGCGGCCGTTTGTACGCCTGCTGGAAAACCCCGGTGTCGTTAAGGTACTGCATTCGTGCTCAGAAGACCTGGAAGCGTTTCTGACCAGTTTTGATACCTTACCGGCACCTGTTTTTGATACCCAGTTTGCCGCGTCAATGCTTAATATCGGCGCTACCATGGGCTATGCCAGAATGGTCGAAGAGCTGTTAGGTGTGGCGCTGGACAAAGGCGAGTCGCGAACTGACTGGCTGGCCCGCCCGCTAAGTACCAGACAGCTGGCCTATGCGGCCAACGATGTGCTGTATTTACTGCCCTGCTATCGCCAGCTGGCCGAACAGGTCGCCCTGGCCGGTAAAACAGACTGGGTATACCAGGAAATGGAGACACTGGGAGGCAAGAAACGAAGTCAGCTACCGCTGGAATATGCCTATTTGCCGGTGAAAAACAACTGGAAGCTGAACACCGAGCAATTAACTGTGTTGCAGCATCTGGCTGCCTGGCGTCTGGGTATGGCCCGTAAAAAAGATCTGGCACTTAACTTTGTTCTTAAAGAATCGTTAATGCTGGATATTGCCGAGCGTTTGCCGGGCAACCGCAATGCCATGACCGCGATTCCGGGCATGATCAGTCCTACACTGCGCCGCTATGGCGATACGCTGCTGTCGATTGTACAAAAGGCCCGCGAGGAATATACCGACTTGCCGGCGACCCAACATTTACCCAAAGTACGCCGGTTAGTCGATTTTCCGGAATACAAGCAAACACTGGGTAAACTGAAAACCATGGCCGCGGATGTGGCCCGGAATCAGAATGTACCGATTGAAGTCGTCGCCTCGAAAAAGCAAATGAATCAGGTGCTTAAATGGTACTGGTTTGAGCTGAGTGAAACCCGGGTGCAGGGCTTAAAACCTGATCTGCTGACCGGCTGGCGAGCCCATTTTTTCACCGCGCCGGTTGAAGCGATGCTGGATAACCCGTTAAAAGTGAGTAAGTCGTAATGCTATGTGCTGTTTATAAAACCGCCAAAAAAGAAGGCATGTATTTGTACTTGCCTGAAAAAGATAAGTTTGATGATGTACCTGAAGCCTTGCTCGAACAATTCGGCAAGCCGGTGCTGGTTATGCTGTTACCGCTGAACAAGCGCGAAGCACTGGGCCGGGTTGATAAAGAAACCCTGATAACCGCGCTGCGTGAAAAAGGGTTTTATTTGCAGCTGCCGCCTAAACAGGAAGACTGGCTGGCAGAACACCGTGTGGCGCTGGGACTGTCGCCCCGGGAAGAAGCCAAGAAGTTTTAAGCGGGGACGGCTTATGAAAGCAATACAACGGTTGATGATGGCCTTGCTGATGGTGGGTCCGTTGGCAATGACTCAGGCCAGCGCGGCGGGCGCCAATCCGGTGGAAAAAAGCCAGGTGGAAAAAAGTGCCGCCGGTTTTGCTACGTATCTGACCGGTTTGAGTAAAGAAGCGCAGGCCCGGGGATTTGACAAGACCTGGCTGGATAACACGCTGAAAAACACCGAGTACCGGGCCACCGTGGTCAAAGCAGATAAAAGTCAGCCGGAAACAAAAATCACGCTGGATGATTATCTTCGTACCCGGGTGCCGGACTGGAAAGTTAGTCAGGCAGTGTCTGTATTAAAGGAAAATCGCGACCTGCTGACAGCCATTGGCAAACAGTATCAGGTGCAGCCGCGCTTTATTGTAGCGTTGTGGGGCAATGAGTCGAACTTTGGCAAACTGCAGGGTAACTTCGATGTGCTGTCTGCGCTGGCCTCACTGGCCTATGAAGGCCGCCGTGAAGCGCTGTTTAAAAAGCAGTTTTTTGCGGCCCTGACCATCGTGAAAGAAGGTCACATCAGTGCAGATAAGCTTAAAGGGTCCTGGGCCGGTGCCATGGGGCAAAGCCAGTTTATGCCCACGTCGTTTTTAACCTATGCGGTGGATTATGACGGCGATGGTAAAAAAGATATCTGGACCAACAAAGCCGATGTGTTTGCCTCTATTGCCAATTACCTGTCATCTGAAGGCTGGGATGAGACGCGTACCTGGGGGCGTCAGGTGACGTTCAGCGGCGATTATCAGGGCGGGCATGCCGGGCTGGCCAAAGCCGACTTTGTGCCATTGTCTGAATGGCAGCAAAGAGGGGTTCGCAAGTACGACGGTACGGCCCTGCCGCAGGTCGATACCAAAGCATCACTGATTATGCCGGACGGACCCGACGGGCGTCTGTATCTGGTGTACAACAACTTTCATACACTGATGAAGTGGAACCGTTCCACCTACTTTGGCGTATCAGTTGGGTACTTGTCAGATCGTATCAGGAAAGGACACTAAGCTATGTATCGACACACAGATAATCTTAATACCCCCATTGAACTGGCGGTCGGCAAAGTGGTTTGCGCCGGACGCAATTTCCTTGATCATATTCAGGAAATGAAATCAGACGTGCCGGATGAGCCGTTATTGTTTATGAAGCCGGCCTCAGCCCTGTGCAGTATGCATGATCCCATTACTATTCCGGCTGACCGCGGGCCCTGTCATAACGAGCTGGAAGTAGCGCTGCTGATTGGTCAGCGGTTATGTCACAGTGACCAGCACAGTGCGCTTGAGGCGGTGCACAGCGTTGGTCTGGGGCTGGACCTCACCTTACGTGAGGTGCAGGCGCAGTTAAAAGAAAAAGGCCACCCGTGGGAGCGGGCCAAAGCATTTGACGGTAGCTGCCCCGTCAGCCAGTTTATACCGGCCGTGCAGTTCACTGATCTGGACCGGCTGGCGTTTTCGCTGGAAGTGAATGGCAAATTACGTCAGGAAGGCAATAGCGGCATGATGATGCATACAATGGGGCAGTTACTGGCATTGATTTCCCGTCATTTTACCCTGGAGCCAGGCGATATTGTCATGACCGGCACCCCAAAAGGGGTTGGACCGCTGGCTCAGGATGATACTATTCGCGCCCGTTTACAAAGCAGTTTAGATATAACGACGAGTGTAGTAGCAGTATGAGTGATCGGTTCTGGGAAACCAAAACATTAGACGAAATGACCCGGACAGAATGGGAAGCCCTGTGTGACGGCTGTGGTAAGTGCTGTCTGCATAAATTTATCGAAGATGATGAGGCAACTGAAGCCACCTCTACCGATGAGATTCGCGACCACGAGCAGGTGCATTACACCAATATTGTGTGTTCACTGCTCAATACCAAAACCTGTGACTGTACACAGTATCAGAATCGGACCACGCTTGTGCCTGACTGTGTACAGCTGACCCGGGATAACCTGAAAGATATTTTCTTCATGCCCAACAGCTGTACGTACCGCCGGTTGTACGAGGGCAGGGGCATGCCGTCCTGGCATCCACTGCTTAATAAAGGTAAAAAAACCGCCATGCACCGTCAGGGGATGTCCGTCAGAGGCAAAACGGTGTTTGAGTGTGATGTGGATTTAGACAAATTTGAAGATTATATCGCGCGTTGGCCGTTATCCGACTGCGATTAACATCAGTTGAGGGCTGTGTGTCAGCCTTCACTGACCAGTGCATACAACCAGGCATCGCGGCCTGATATACGCTTGCGACACAATCCTTCTTTTATTGCACCGAGCTTTTCTGCCACCCGCAAACTCGGCTGATTTGCCGGTTCAATAAACAGCTCCAGCCGATGCATGCCCATCTGCGCAAATGCCAGTTTTATCAGGCTCTGGCACAATGTAACAGCAAGCCCCCGACCGGCAACATCAGGGCGAATCCAGTAACCCAGATTACCAGTACCGTGTACAGCGTGAATGTGGTTGATGGTACCCAGCCCCAGACATGCCTGTTCGTGCATCAGCAAATAGGTAATGCCGTAGCCGGTGTGGCGCAGCTGTTCCTGCTGCTCAATACACTGGCGTGCGGCAACCGGTGTAACCGGACACAGCTGACTACCCATCCAGGGTTTAACGCTGTCAGCAGCAAGCCGGCTGGCCTGACACAACACATCCTGATGCTTTGCCGCCAGCCGTGTCACGGTAACAGGCCCAAAGGACGTAGCAGGTACCGGTAGTCGCGCCGGCAATATACTCAAGTCAATCAAAATGGCTTCTTATCCAACAGACGGCAGATAAAAACCACTGCAAAGACAATAAAGTAGGCAGCAAATATCACACTCATCCAGTCAGCCATACCCATCGACATAAATTGCCAGCTATCTTCGGTGCAGTCTCCCTTGGCTTCAAAAATCCATGGCAGCCACTCATGCAGCGGCATAAATGAGGGAAAGTTAGGCACGATTTCGCAGCTGGCAAAAAACGGATTGCTGGCATTCAGGATTTCCACATGCTCGCGGGCAATCAGAAACCCCCAGCCGGCCGATACCGCCCAGCCGGCAAAGGCAATCATGCGGGTCAGGCCATTATTGGCAATCAATACCAGTAAACCGGCCAGCACAATGCCGTACATAGCGGTGCGCTGATAGATACACATAATACAGGGCAGCAAGTCCATACCGTACTGAAAATACAGTGCGGCGACTTCCAGCCCCATTGATGTCAGAAATAAAATCGCCCAGGCTGATTTTTTTTCAGCCTGGCGACTGATTCCCTGAATAAGACCCATCATCTTATCGGTTATCCTTAATGAGAGGGGGCGCCAGTAGATACTGCCCCGGTATGGTGTTCAATAAGGTGTGCGTCGTACAGCATCTGGGTTGCGTCAAGTAACCCGAAATAGGTGGCAGCCAGGCCAACAATGGTGAGCACAACAGTATACGGTAGCGCCATATACACCATTTTGCCGTAAGACAGGCGCAGCAGGGGCGCAATGGCTGAGGTCAGCAGAAACAGGAAGGCTGCCTGGCCATTTGGCGTTGCCACACTGGGCAGGTTAGTCCCTGTATTGATAGCCACCGCCAGTAAATCAAACTGATCGCGGGTAATCTGACCATCCTGTAGAGCCGCCATTACCTCAGTGATATACACCGAGCCGACAAACACATTATCTGAAACCATAGAAAGTACCCCGTTGGCCAGATAGAACATCACCAGCTGTGTCGTACCTTCAAAGCTCAGCACCCATTGAATCACTGGCTGGAACAGCCCCTGATCAATAATGACCGCAACCACGCCAAAAAATACACACAGCAGCGCGGTAAATGGCAGGGCTTCCTCAAAGGCTTTGCCTAACGCATGTTCTTCAATAATACCGCTCATGGAAGTGGCCAGCACAATCACTGACAAACCAATCAGACCCACTGAGGCAAAGTGACCTGCCAGACCCACGATCAGCCAGACACCGATAAGGGCCTGTACACCCAGACGCGCTTTGTCACGCTTAGTCCGCTCAAGGTCGGTATGCTTGTCGTAATCCACCAGAATCTCGCGTACTGCCAGCGGCAGTTGAGCGCCATAGCCAAAAATTTTGAATTTCTCCAGCATCGCGGTTGTCAGCAGGCCAAATACAAACACCGGTATGGTAATGGGAGACATACGGATAAAGAACTCAACAAAATCCCAGCCGGCCTTGTCGGCAATGATCAGGTTTTGCGGTTCGCCCACCATCGTCATAACACC contains:
- the fadD gene encoding long-chain-fatty-acid--CoA ligase FadD codes for the protein MKKTWLEHYDPRVSAEINPDRYASVVDIFEQSVKNYGDSTAYINMGHEMTFNELDVQTRQFAAYLQNSGLKRGDAVAIMMPNLLQYPVAMFGILRAGMTVVNVNPLYTARELKHQLNDANAQAIVIVQNFACTLEKVVAETPVKQVLLTSLGDMLPAPKRWIVNLAVKYVKKLVPEFSLPQAIPFMDALKKGARQTFKREDISGEDLAFLQYTGGTTGVSKGAMLTHRNMIANLEQVSGILETVIEKNKDLVVTALPLYHIFALLANGLLFLKYGCPNLLITNPRDMPGFVKELGKYPVAILPGVNTLFNGLINTPGFADLDFSNFKFGLGGGMAVQRPVAEKWEKITGTVLLEGYGLTECSPVVAVTPPQIGEYKGTIGFPVPSTEIKLLDDDGNEVAEGEPGEMWVKGPQVMRGYLNRPEASDEILKDGWLATGDIAKADEQGYFYIVDRKKDMILVSGFNVFPNEIEEVAAMHDNIVEAAAVGIPHEVSGEVVKLFVVRNNDSLTAEQVIAHCRKHLTGYKVPKQVVFKDELPKTNVGKILRRELRD
- the rnd gene encoding ribonuclease D, with the protein product MDYQLITTSEQLKQVCDAASQCDAVALDTEFVRTRSLTPHLGLLQLYDGQQLVLIDPIEIEDMRPFVRLLENPGVVKVLHSCSEDLEAFLTSFDTLPAPVFDTQFAASMLNIGATMGYARMVEELLGVALDKGESRTDWLARPLSTRQLAYAANDVLYLLPCYRQLAEQVALAGKTDWVYQEMETLGGKKRSQLPLEYAYLPVKNNWKLNTEQLTVLQHLAAWRLGMARKKDLALNFVLKESLMLDIAERLPGNRNAMTAIPGMISPTLRRYGDTLLSIVQKAREEYTDLPATQHLPKVRRLVDFPEYKQTLGKLKTMAADVARNQNVPIEVVASKKQMNQVLKWYWFELSETRVQGLKPDLLTGWRAHFFTAPVEAMLDNPLKVSKS
- a CDS encoding YcgL domain-containing protein, with the protein product MLCAVYKTAKKEGMYLYLPEKDKFDDVPEALLEQFGKPVLVMLLPLNKREALGRVDKETLITALREKGFYLQLPPKQEDWLAEHRVALGLSPREEAKKF
- a CDS encoding lytic murein transglycosylase; protein product: MTQASAAGANPVEKSQVEKSAAGFATYLTGLSKEAQARGFDKTWLDNTLKNTEYRATVVKADKSQPETKITLDDYLRTRVPDWKVSQAVSVLKENRDLLTAIGKQYQVQPRFIVALWGNESNFGKLQGNFDVLSALASLAYEGRREALFKKQFFAALTIVKEGHISADKLKGSWAGAMGQSQFMPTSFLTYAVDYDGDGKKDIWTNKADVFASIANYLSSEGWDETRTWGRQVTFSGDYQGGHAGLAKADFVPLSEWQQRGVRKYDGTALPQVDTKASLIMPDGPDGRLYLVYNNFHTLMKWNRSTYFGVSVGYLSDRIRKGH
- a CDS encoding fumarylacetoacetate hydrolase family protein; amino-acid sequence: MYRHTDNLNTPIELAVGKVVCAGRNFLDHIQEMKSDVPDEPLLFMKPASALCSMHDPITIPADRGPCHNELEVALLIGQRLCHSDQHSALEAVHSVGLGLDLTLREVQAQLKEKGHPWERAKAFDGSCPVSQFIPAVQFTDLDRLAFSLEVNGKLRQEGNSGMMMHTMGQLLALISRHFTLEPGDIVMTGTPKGVGPLAQDDTIRARLQSSLDITTSVVAV
- a CDS encoding YcgN family cysteine cluster protein, with translation MSDRFWETKTLDEMTRTEWEALCDGCGKCCLHKFIEDDEATEATSTDEIRDHEQVHYTNIVCSLLNTKTCDCTQYQNRTTLVPDCVQLTRDNLKDIFFMPNSCTYRRLYEGRGMPSWHPLLNKGKKTAMHRQGMSVRGKTVFECDVDLDKFEDYIARWPLSDCD
- a CDS encoding GNAT family N-acetyltransferase; protein product: MIDLSILPARLPVPATSFGPVTVTRLAAKHQDVLCQASRLAADSVKPWMGSQLCPVTPVAARQCIEQQEQLRHTGYGITYLLMHEQACLGLGTINHIHAVHGTGNLGYWIRPDVAGRGLAVTLCQSLIKLAFAQMGMHRLELFIEPANQPSLRVAEKLGAIKEGLCRKRISGRDAWLYALVSEG
- the dsbB gene encoding disulfide bond formation protein DsbB yields the protein MGLIQGISRQAEKKSAWAILFLTSMGLEVAALYFQYGMDLLPCIMCIYQRTAMYGIVLAGLLVLIANNGLTRMIAFAGWAVSAGWGFLIAREHVEILNASNPFFASCEIVPNFPSFMPLHEWLPWIFEAKGDCTEDSWQFMSMGMADWMSVIFAAYFIVFAVVFICRLLDKKPF
- the nhaB gene encoding sodium/proton antiporter NhaB, which codes for MQTSMSMALYRNFLGHAPDWYKKAIIACLIANPFIFMFDSYLAGWVLVIEFIFTLAMALKCYPLQPGGLLLIEAMFIGMTSPEHMLHEIQVNLEVLLLLVFMVAGIYFMKDLLMYLFTKLVIKVKNKLILSLSFIAASAFLSAFLDALTVVAVIISVGLGFYTIYHKVASGKEFHHDHDHTSDDNVHELGKNDLEDFRAFLRNLMMHSAVGTALGGVMTMVGEPQNLIIADKAGWDFVEFFIRMSPITIPVFVFGLLTTAMLEKFKIFGYGAQLPLAVREILVDYDKHTDLERTKRDKARLGVQALIGVWLIVGLAGHFASVGLIGLSVIVLATSMSGIIEEHALGKAFEEALPFTALLCVFFGVVAVIIDQGLFQPVIQWVLSFEGTTQLVMFYLANGVLSMVSDNVFVGSVYITEVMAALQDGQITRDQFDLLAVAINTGTNLPSVATPNGQAAFLFLLTSAIAPLLRLSYGKMVYMALPYTVVLTIVGLAATYFGLLDATQMLYDAHLIEHHTGAVSTGAPSH